Proteins from one Candidatus Palauibacter australiensis genomic window:
- a CDS encoding phosphomethylpyrimidine synthase ThiC, producing MIEPDPVLVPTPSLGPSPALAPPVPYEGAFPNSTRVFVDGPGGLRIPMREIALSGGEPPLRVYDTSGPGGCDVREGLPLLREAWIRARDVRSTGRSATVVRGPRDDATALPSTLVRETRRGNGPVTQMHYARRGEITPEMAFIAVREGMDPSFVRAEVARGRAIIPANINHAELEPMIIGRGFKVKINANIG from the coding sequence ATGATCGAGCCGGACCCTGTCCTCGTGCCAACCCCCTCCCTCGGGCCCAGCCCCGCCCTCGCCCCGCCGGTTCCGTACGAAGGCGCCTTCCCCAACTCCACCCGAGTCTTCGTGGATGGCCCCGGCGGCCTTCGCATCCCCATGCGGGAGATCGCCCTCTCCGGCGGTGAGCCGCCGCTGCGCGTCTACGACACCAGCGGTCCGGGCGGGTGCGACGTGCGCGAAGGCCTGCCGCTCCTGCGCGAAGCGTGGATCCGGGCGCGCGACGTGCGTTCGACCGGGCGCTCCGCCACCGTCGTCCGCGGGCCGCGGGACGACGCCACGGCACTCCCCTCGACCCTCGTCCGCGAGACGCGGCGGGGGAACGGCCCCGTCACCCAGATGCACTACGCGCGCCGGGGCGAGATCACGCCGGAGATGGCGTTCATCGCCGTGCGGGAAGGCATGGACCCGTCCTTCGTGCGCGCCGAGGTGGCACGGGGGCGCGCCATCATCCCCGCCAACATCAACCACGCGGAGTTGGAGCCCATGATCATCGGGCGCGGCTTCAAGGTGAAGATCAACGCCAACATCGGGA